A genome region from Arthrobacter sp. SLBN-100 includes the following:
- a CDS encoding lysophospholipid acyltransferase family protein: MFYWVMKRIFLGPVLKLLFRPWVKGLDNIPANGPAIIASNHLSFSDSIFMPLMVRRPVVFLAKSEYFTGTGIKGRLTALFFRLTNQLPMDRSGGAASEASLGAGMEVLSHGGLLGIYPEGTRSPDSRLYRGKVGVARLALKAGVPVIPVAMIGTDKVQPIGKRLPNIRRIGMIFGEPLDFSKYRDQAEDRIVQRQVTDEIMFELMRLSGQEYVDEYAAVVKLRLSGQPARPGGAAERPASPAPVQGGQARTGNGGAREQQQDHANQQEAAKRENAAKQEDDGGAAAAV; the protein is encoded by the coding sequence GTGTTCTATTGGGTCATGAAAAGGATCTTTCTCGGTCCGGTGCTGAAGCTGCTTTTCCGTCCCTGGGTCAAGGGCCTGGATAACATTCCCGCAAACGGTCCAGCAATCATCGCCTCCAACCACCTCTCGTTTTCCGACTCGATCTTTATGCCGCTGATGGTCCGCCGTCCCGTGGTGTTCCTGGCGAAATCCGAGTACTTCACCGGCACGGGGATCAAGGGAAGGTTGACCGCTCTGTTCTTCCGGCTGACCAACCAGCTGCCCATGGACCGGTCCGGCGGCGCCGCCTCAGAGGCATCACTCGGCGCGGGGATGGAAGTCCTCTCGCACGGCGGGCTGCTGGGAATTTACCCGGAGGGCACGCGGAGCCCCGATTCGCGCCTCTACCGGGGAAAGGTGGGCGTGGCCAGGCTTGCCCTTAAGGCGGGTGTGCCCGTGATTCCGGTGGCCATGATCGGCACGGACAAAGTGCAGCCGATAGGAAAGCGGCTCCCGAACATCCGCCGGATCGGCATGATCTTCGGCGAACCACTGGACTTCAGCAAGTACCGCGACCAGGCCGAGGACCGGATTGTCCAGAGGCAGGTCACGGACGAAATCATGTTCGAGCTGATGCGGCTCTCGGGGCAGGAATACGTGGACGAATATGCGGCCGTGGTGAAGCTCCGGCTTTCAGGCCAGCCCGCCCGCCCCGGTGGAGCCGCTGAACGGCCCGCATCCCCGGCACCCGTTCAGGGCGGCCAGGCCCGGACGGGCAATGGCGGTGCCCGGGAACAGCAGCAGGACCACGCAAATCAGCAGGAAGCGGCGAAGCGGGAGAACGCAGCAAAGCAGGAGGACGACGGCGGGGCTGCCGCGGCTGTCTGA
- a CDS encoding ROK family glucokinase — MRHGESFREHLRLGRRGLAIGIDIGGTKVAAGVVDAEGRILSEARRSTPGTDPRAVEQVIVELVEELGRGHRIWSVGIGAAGWMDLDGGTVLFSPHLAWRNEPLRDNLQKLLRRPVLLANDADAAAWAEWRFGAGQGEDRLVCITLGTGIGGAMVMDGRVERGRFGVAGEFGHQIIMPGGHRCECGNRGCWEQYASGNALGREARILARANSPVAQELLAAVGGRSETITGTTVTELALAGDAASRELLDEVGEWLGLGLANLAAALDPGLFVIGGGLCSAGNLLVEPARKAFARNLTGRGFRPAAAIELAALGPNAGLIGAADLSRVSSRLRG, encoded by the coding sequence ATGCGGCACGGCGAAAGCTTCCGCGAGCACCTGCGCCTCGGCCGGAGGGGCCTCGCCATCGGCATCGACATCGGTGGCACCAAGGTTGCTGCGGGCGTGGTGGATGCCGAGGGCAGGATTCTCAGCGAGGCCCGCCGTTCCACGCCCGGGACGGATCCGCGGGCAGTAGAACAGGTCATTGTCGAACTCGTCGAAGAGCTGGGCCGCGGGCACCGGATCTGGTCCGTGGGGATCGGTGCCGCCGGGTGGATGGACCTCGACGGCGGCACGGTGCTTTTCAGTCCCCACCTGGCCTGGCGGAATGAGCCGCTGCGGGACAACCTGCAAAAACTGCTGCGCCGTCCCGTCCTGCTTGCCAATGATGCAGACGCCGCGGCCTGGGCGGAATGGCGCTTTGGTGCCGGGCAGGGTGAAGACCGGCTGGTCTGCATCACCCTGGGCACGGGAATCGGCGGCGCCATGGTGATGGACGGCCGGGTGGAACGCGGCAGGTTCGGCGTAGCCGGCGAGTTCGGCCACCAGATCATCATGCCCGGTGGGCACCGGTGCGAGTGCGGCAACCGGGGCTGCTGGGAGCAGTACGCCTCCGGTAACGCGCTGGGACGGGAAGCACGGATCCTCGCGCGGGCAAACTCGCCGGTGGCGCAGGAACTCCTGGCAGCCGTGGGCGGACGTTCCGAGACGATCACCGGGACCACCGTCACCGAACTTGCCCTCGCCGGTGACGCCGCCTCGCGTGAACTCCTTGACGAGGTGGGCGAGTGGCTTGGGCTGGGGCTTGCCAACCTGGCGGCGGCGCTGGATCCCGGTCTGTTCGTCATCGGCGGCGGCCTGTGTTCCGCCGGAAACCTCTTGGTGGAGCCTGCCCGGAAAGCATTTGCCCGGAACCTGACCGGCCGGGGCTTCCGGCCGGCAGCCGCCATTGAGTTGGCAGCACTGGGGCCGAACGCCGGCCTGATCGGCGCGGCGGACCTCTCCCGGGTCAGCAGCAGGCTGCGCGGCTGA
- a CDS encoding alpha/beta hydrolase codes for MSESSIPSRPAAFSYPGHGANARIGVAICHGFTGSPLSVLPWAQHLASEGYAVTVPLLPGHGTDWRQLARTRWTDWYSSFETAYLDLAERTETCFVAGLSMGGAVALLTASRHPVAGVSVVNPGLSFYDRRIRVIGVLKYFQRTTMPIQEEQATAAVTEDGDYSLTPLSAVHELKKLFGAALRGLTRITAPVQVFKSRTDAVVPPTSLAMLRNRLGAHLTEVVDLASSGHVATLDVDAPEIFAKSSAFFRTHARQTTSMETP; via the coding sequence ATGAGCGAAAGCAGCATCCCGTCCCGTCCTGCCGCTTTCAGCTATCCCGGCCATGGAGCCAACGCGCGGATCGGCGTGGCCATCTGCCACGGCTTTACCGGAAGCCCGCTGAGTGTATTGCCGTGGGCGCAGCACCTCGCCTCCGAAGGGTACGCAGTGACCGTTCCCCTGCTGCCCGGCCACGGCACTGACTGGCGCCAGCTTGCCCGGACGCGGTGGACCGACTGGTACAGCAGTTTCGAAACCGCCTACCTCGACCTTGCGGAGCGCACCGAAACATGTTTTGTTGCCGGGTTGTCCATGGGCGGAGCCGTCGCCCTGCTCACTGCCTCCCGGCACCCGGTGGCAGGCGTCTCCGTGGTCAACCCCGGCCTCAGCTTCTACGACCGGCGGATCCGGGTCATCGGCGTGCTCAAGTATTTCCAGCGAACAACCATGCCCATCCAGGAGGAGCAGGCTACCGCAGCCGTCACTGAGGATGGGGACTATTCGCTCACTCCCCTGTCTGCGGTGCACGAATTAAAGAAACTGTTTGGCGCAGCCCTCCGGGGCCTGACCCGCATCACGGCTCCGGTGCAGGTGTTCAAGTCCCGCACGGACGCAGTGGTCCCGCCCACCTCATTGGCCATGCTGCGAAACCGCCTTGGCGCCCACCTTACTGAGGTAGTCGACCTTGCCAGCAGCGGCCATGTAGCTACGCTGGACGTGGATGCGCCGGAGATCTTCGCGAAATCCAGTGCCTTTTTCCGCACCCATGCCCGCCAAACCACCTCAATGGAGACCCCATGA
- a CDS encoding alpha/beta hydrolase → MTSSPDHSPFSSPFSGDGPRIGVVLSHGFTASPHGLRSWAQAFAAAGFAVRMPLLPGHGTSWQELARTRWQQWHGALDDAYLELDADCDYVFSAGLSMGGALALRIAATRPVAGVVLVNPGLVIDDPRAPLAGILKLVMKSTPAIANDILKEGMDEGAYPRTPVAAAHELNKMFKDTIRILPRVTAPVRVYRSTIDHVVSDSSIMALRRGLTHAPVELVRLENSYHVATMDNDAERIFRDSVDFIRSAVSPAGPASAFPAISGQEVSHEQA, encoded by the coding sequence ATGACCTCCAGTCCGGACCACAGCCCCTTCAGCAGTCCGTTCAGTGGCGACGGGCCGAGGATCGGGGTGGTCCTCTCACATGGGTTCACTGCAAGCCCCCATGGCCTGCGTTCCTGGGCCCAGGCCTTCGCCGCCGCCGGCTTCGCTGTCCGCATGCCCCTGCTGCCTGGACACGGCACCAGCTGGCAGGAACTCGCACGGACCCGGTGGCAGCAGTGGCACGGCGCCCTTGATGACGCCTACCTGGAGCTGGACGCAGACTGCGACTACGTCTTCTCGGCAGGCCTGAGCATGGGCGGAGCACTCGCCTTGCGGATCGCCGCCACCCGCCCCGTGGCCGGGGTGGTTCTGGTGAATCCGGGCCTGGTGATTGACGACCCCCGCGCGCCGCTCGCTGGGATCCTGAAGCTGGTCATGAAAAGCACGCCCGCCATCGCCAACGACATCCTCAAGGAAGGCATGGACGAAGGAGCCTACCCCCGCACCCCGGTAGCCGCCGCGCACGAGCTCAACAAGATGTTCAAGGACACCATCAGGATCCTGCCCAGGGTCACCGCGCCCGTCCGGGTCTATCGGTCCACCATTGACCACGTGGTGTCCGATTCCAGCATCATGGCGCTCCGCCGCGGCCTCACCCACGCGCCCGTGGAGCTTGTCCGGCTGGAAAACAGCTACCACGTGGCCACCATGGACAACGACGCGGAACGGATCTTCCGGGATTCGGTGGACTTCATCCGCAGCGCAGTCTCCCCGGCCGGTCCTGCATCCGCCTTTCCCGCAATATCCGGCCAGGAGGTCTCCCATGAACAGGCCTGA